A part of Scylla paramamosain isolate STU-SP2022 chromosome 24, ASM3559412v1, whole genome shotgun sequence genomic DNA contains:
- the LOC135112719 gene encoding uncharacterized protein LOC135112719, which translates to MGGVGGAKKGMGTQRPMGVTVLVVVAATVMLMSAPAGQALSLHDHICRLSRRSIEIYPFDTVYLGTNALSVLVTMESAGCVNSTKWLFCQDFKASNETTISLLSFKWNWYELTFISCGKYIAKIGSKIVKFKRVVPPHCLSKSTTLRVDSTVVLGRKCTGPERKVRQSKAECKRLEQEGGVQGNLSNLDTFVNYFEKELSDPSKPISRRPFSDDVPDPAEPAGNTFHKQRTFSMPKFSGNKDDPKESEANNSKTVFHDPLVINSETFLKGPEVDDNKAFINWPKDNDILQANFVTPPTYIPDDDFFLNDPPGYTVHRKYKENAIPIFIGIVALTVSMCLRFCLCRGKSVVRRVTTVTVIRSRPVGSPDAPQDQQDPPPSYVDVVNEVTTPESPSDEGSAEPPPPAYADIVDEVQPPTYSEVEAQSMPASEMLPLAEQEAGAQNTQPPPDSESVPDAKGLAATRSMLSKYRHQQKQFAFKVLEED; encoded by the coding sequence ATGGGTGGTGTAGGAGGCGCTAAGAAGGGTATGGGCACGCAGCGACCCATGGGGGTgactgtgttggtggtggtggcggccactGTGATGTTGATGTCCGCCCCGGCTGGCCAAGCATTAAGTTTGCATGACCACATTTGCAGATTATCGAGGAGGAGCATCGAGATCTACCCCTTTGATACGGTTTATCTCGGCACAAACGCATTGTCTGTGTTGGTGACAATGGAGTCTGCGGGATGTGTCAACTCAACAAAGTGGTTATTTTGCCAAGATTTCAAAGCTTCCAACGAAACAACCATATCCCTGTTGTCATTTAAATGGAATTGGTACGAATTGACTTTTATAAGTTGCGGAAAATATATTGCAAAAATTGGGTCAAAAATTGTGAAGTTTAAACGTGTGGTTCCGCCTCATTGCTTATCTAAAAGTACTACGTTGAGAGTGGATTCCACGGTTGTGCTTGGAAGGAAATGCACAGGAccagagaggaaggtgagacaGAGCAAGGCTGAATGCAAGAGGCTCGAACAGGAGGGTGGTGTGCAGGGTAACTTATCCAATCTCGATACTTTTGTCAACTATTTTGAGAAGGAACTAAGTGATCCAAGTAAACCCATTTCTCGTCGTCCATTTTCGGACGACGTGCCAGATCCAGCTGAACCTGCCGGGAACACCTTTCATAAACAGAGGACCTTTTCCATGCCGAAATTCTCTGGAAACAAGGATGACCCCAAGGAATCTGAAGCAAACAACAGCAAGACTGTTTTCCATGACCCCTTGGTGATTAACAGCGAGACTTTTCTCAAGGGACCTGAGGTGGACGACAACAAGGCTTTTATCAATTGGCCAAAAGATAATGACATCCTGCAGGCAAATTTTGTAACCCCGCCGACTTACATCCCAGACGACGACTTTTTCTTGAATGATCCTCCGGGTTACACAGTGCACcgaaaatataaagagaatgCCATCCCCATTTTCATTGGAATCGTGGCTTTGACAGTAAGCATGTGCCTTAGATTCTGTTTGTGTCGTGGCAAGAGTGTGGTGCGGCGCGTTACAACCGTCACTGTCATCAGAAGTCGCCCTGTTGGTTCTCCTGACGCGCCTCAGGACCAGCAGGACCCTCCACCCTCTTACGTCGACGTCGTCAATGAAGTCACGACGCCGGAGAGCCCATCAGATGAGGGGTCTGCCGAGCCGCCGCCCCCAGCCTATGCAGATATAGTAGACGAAGTTCAGCCGCCCACCTATTCGGAGGTGGAGGCACAGTCGATGCCTGCCTCTGAGATGTTGCCGCTGGCGGAACAGGAGGCTGGAGCACAAAATACGCAGCCCCCGCCTGATTCCGAGTCCGTCCCAGATGCCAAGGGCTTGGCGGCCACCAGAAGCATGCTATCAAAATACAGACATCAACAGAAACAGTTCGCCTTCAAAGTGCTGGAGGAGGACTGA